Genomic segment of Mucilaginibacter sabulilitoris:
TATGCCGTAGCTGTGGAGTTGCTCGCCCCGGTAATACCTGCAATGGTGCGCCCTACAAAAAGCCAGCCTATGGTAGGGGCAAAGGCCATAAAAATATAATCAATACCAAAACCAAGTAGTGAGCTTAACAATACAGGCCTGCGGCCATAACGGTCGCTCAGGTTACCCAATACCGACGAAAACAGGAACTGCATGGAAGCGTAAGTAAAGGTTAAATAGCCGTTGTATTGCGTAGCGGTACTTACATCAACATTGCCCAAAGTTTCCAGCAGTTTGGGCATCACGGGTATAATAACGCCTAAACCCAGCACATCTATAAACAGCGTTACAAATATAAATCCCAGCGCCGCTGAGTGCTTTTTTTTAGGTTTGGCGGTCATTAATGATATAAAGGTTTAAACTGCGTAAAAGTTTTAGAAGGTATAGAATTGCTTTAACTCCTTTTAAAACTCCTCACCGCCAGTAATGCGCTCAGCAGCATTAATATACCGCCAATTACAAATGGAGCGCCTGGAAACTGAAAAGCGGCATCGGCCCGGGTAAAATGGTAAAAAGACCAGGTCATGAGCAGCGGGCCAAAAATGGAGCTCAGGCTCATTAAGCTGGTCAGGCCGCCCTGCAGTTCGCCTTGTTCATTGTCGGGCACGGAGGTGCTCATATAACCCTGCAAAGCCGGACCTGCAATGCCACCCAGACAATAAGGAACCAGGTACGCGAACATTTGCCAGCCTTTATCAGCAAAGGCAAATAAAAACAAACCTAAACTATAAATAAGCAGGCCAACCCAAATACTGCGCTGTTCGCCCAGTTTGGGGAGTATGAACCTGATGAGGCCGCCTTGTACCACCGCAACCAGTAAGCCTACCAGTCCCAGTGAATAGCCTATCATATCTTCGCTCCAGGCAAATTTTTTGATAGTATAAAACGTCCACACGCTTTGCACCGATTGTACGGCAAAATACACCAGGAATAAGGATACAGCCAAGCCTATAACCTCTTTATATTTACTCATTTGTACCAGCGAGCCTATAGGGTTTGCCCGTTTCCAGTCAAAATCCCTGCGCTTTTCTTTGGGTAACGACTCAGGCAAAATAAAATAGCCATATATGGCATTCAGGAAGGCAAGACCAGCAGCGGCCAGAAAAGGGTATTGTACATTGTACTTACCCAAAATGCCTCCAATTACAGGCCCTATGATAAAGCCCAGACCAAAGGCCACACCAACCAACCCAAAGTTGGCTGCCCGCTTTTCGGGCGCACTGATATCTGCAATATAGGCCGATGCAGTTGTAAAACTTGCCCCGGTAACCCCGGCTATAGTACGGCCAACAAACAGCCATGCTATTGAGGGGGCAAAGGCCAGAAAAGTATAATCAATACCAAAACCTAATAAGGAACATAGTAACACCGGGCGCCTGCCAAATTTATCGCTCAGGTTACCTATCAATGGCGAAAACACGAACTGCATACTGGCATATACCGCCGTAAGCCAGCCCGAATAGCTGGAGGCCTCGCTTACATCGCCATGTATCAGGTGTTCAATAAGTTTGGGAATAACCGGTATAATAATGGCCAGCCCCATTACGTCAATCAGTAAAGTAGCGAAGATAAAACCTAATGCTGCCTGTGGTTTTGATTTTTCGATTATGCTCATAAGCGCGAAATGATAATTTAGTACTTGATAGTGCTTTAATTAAAAGTTCGGCTTTAATACATATTTGTTATAGAAGCGGGTAATATGTTCAACGGCTTCCTCGGCGGTGTCAACAACGCGGTACAGGTTCAGGTCGTCTGGGTTAATGTTGTGCTGTTCGGAAAGCATTTTTTCTTCTACCCAGGCAAACAAACCTTTCCAGTATTCCACACCTACGAATATGATGGGGAAACGGGCAATTTTACCGGTTTGTATGAGGGTGATAGCTTCAAACGATTCGTCCATAGTACCAAAGCCTCCGGGCAGGATGATAAAGCCCTGCGAGTATTTCATGAACATTACCTTGCGGATAAAGAAATAATCAAACTCCATGATCTTATCCCTGTCGATATATTTATTATGGAATTGCTCAAAGGGCAGCTCAATGTTTAAACCAACGGATTTACCACCGGCTTCATAAGCGCCTTTATTGGCAGCTTCCATAATACCTGGTCCGCCGCCCGATATTACCCCGTAACCATGCTCGGTAAGCAGGCGGGCGGTATTTTCGGCCAGTTGGTAATATTTATTATCATTATGGGTACGTGCCGAACCGAATATGGATACACATGGACCTATTTTAGCCAGTTTTTCAAACCCGTCAACAAATTCGGCCATTATCTTGAATATCTGCCAGGAGTCGGTAACCTTAATTTCCTGCCAGTTTTTATTTTCAAATGCTTGTCTTATTTTTTCTTCGCCAGTCATATCTGTTATAAAATATAGTAAACTATAACGTTGCCACCTTTGTTTTTGATGTCGACGTTAGCCAAAGGCCCACAAATGTAATTAATCCGTTAACAATGATAAGTTCGTTGCTGAAAACATATCCGCCCAAAAATTTTGCCGATTCGGTACTTAGGAAGTAACATACCGCAGGCGATATCAGGCAAATAAAGGGCACCAGTTTGTCCCGTACCTGCCTGTTACTTACAAACAAACCGAAGGAGTATAAGCCCAGCAATGGTCCGTAAGTATAGGATGCTACTGCGAATATGGCGCTCACCACCGCATCGTTATTAATGGCATTGAATATTACAATGGTCAGGAACATGAGGCCCGAAAAGGCTACGTGTACGGTGTGCCTGATGCCCACCATTTTTTTGCTGTTGAGGTCGCCTTTTTTATTAAAGTTTAAAAAGTCGACACAAAAGGACGTAGTAAGCGCAGTAAGGGCCGAATCTGTAGTGGCAAAGGTGGCGGCCGTTAAGCCCAGCATAAATACCATGGCCGGTACTACACCCAGGTAATTAAGAGCAATGGTAGGGTACAGGTAATCGGTTTTATCAACATGGATGCCGTATTTGTTGGCATATATCCAAAGCAGGGCGCCTACGCTTAAAAAGAAGATATTGATAATCACAAACACCCCGGTAAAACTGAACATGTTTTTTTGAGCTTCCTTGATGTTTTTCAGGCTCAGGTTTTTTTGCATCAGGTCCTGGTCAAGGCCGGTCATGCCTACGGTGATAAATAATCCGCCTAAAAACGCTTTACTAAAGTGGAGTTTGCTGCTTACAAAATCGTTAAAGAAAAATATCTGTGAATAGCTGCTGTTCTTGATGGCATCGGCGGCTTCAAAAATGCTCATGTGCAGGCTCTGGCAAATAAAAAATATCGACAGAAATACCGATAATACCAGAAAAAAGGTCTGCAGGCTATCGGTTATGATAATGGTTTTTAAACCACCCTTAAATGTGTACGACCATATCAGTAGCAAACAGATCATCACTGTTACCGCAAAGGGTACGTGGTAGCTGTCGAATATAAATTTCTGCAACACAATAACCACCAGGTAAAGCCTGAACGCCGAGCCTATTACCCGGCTGATGAGGAAGATCCCTGCCGCGGTTTTGTAGCTCCAGGTGCCCAATGCACCTTCAATATAGCTGTAAATGGAGGTAAGCTTGAGCCGGTAATAAAGCGGCAATAGCACTGTAGCTATGATGATAAAACCCGCCGCATTGCCCAGTACAAACTGAAAGTAAGAAAATTCGTCGCCGGATGGTGCGCCAACCTTGCCCGGTACCGAAATAAAGGTTACGCCGCTCAGCGCCGTACCAATCATACCGAAGGCTACCAGGTACCATTTGGAGTTACGGTTAGCTACAAAAAAGGTATCGTTATCTGATGATTTTTTGGAGGTGAGCCATGATATGATGAGTAATACTAAAAAGTAACCAATGATAAAAGACAGTAATATTCCGGGCGACATATGTTTTATTTAATCCGGAAACCCGACGGTCGGGAAAGTTCCGGAAGTGTTAGTTTATACTTCATTCCGAAAGTCGGAAACTTTTTTTACAAAAGGTAATTATTGGCGTGGGTTTGTGTATTTTATTATTCGGCCAAGCAATAATATATGTTTTATACTACAGATAGCTTTTAAGCATAGGTTAATATTCAGGTTAATAAGCGGGTTAATGATTTTTTTATCGGTCTTAATCTCCATTTAAGTATTTAGCCGTCTTATCATTGTAATACAATAAACCTATAGTTAAACCTTAATACCTGAATTTATGAGCGTACAAAAATTTTTCGTTTTTGTTATTATGGGGTCGTGCATCGCTTTGTTAAGCTGCAGTAAAGCAAAATACACCCCGCCGGATACTGCCAATGCTGATGCCGTCAGTAAGGCACAGGCTGTATTACGAACCGCAACTCCATCCGACAATGACCTTGCCAATCTGGCTTATTCTTCGTTTAACGCAGCCT
This window contains:
- a CDS encoding TCR/Tet family MFS transporter, coding for MSIIEKSKPQAALGFIFATLLIDVMGLAIIIPVIPKLIEHLIHGDVSEASSYSGWLTAVYASMQFVFSPLIGNLSDKFGRRPVLLCSLLGFGIDYTFLAFAPSIAWLFVGRTIAGVTGASFTTASAYIADISAPEKRAANFGLVGVAFGLGFIIGPVIGGILGKYNVQYPFLAAAGLAFLNAIYGYFILPESLPKEKRRDFDWKRANPIGSLVQMSKYKEVIGLAVSLFLVYFAVQSVQSVWTFYTIKKFAWSEDMIGYSLGLVGLLVAVVQGGLIRFILPKLGEQRSIWVGLLIYSLGLFLFAFADKGWQMFAYLVPYCLGGIAGPALQGYMSTSVPDNEQGELQGGLTSLMSLSSIFGPLLMTWSFYHFTRADAAFQFPGAPFVIGGILMLLSALLAVRSFKRS
- a CDS encoding LOG family protein is translated as MTGEEKIRQAFENKNWQEIKVTDSWQIFKIMAEFVDGFEKLAKIGPCVSIFGSARTHNDNKYYQLAENTARLLTEHGYGVISGGGPGIMEAANKGAYEAGGKSVGLNIELPFEQFHNKYIDRDKIMEFDYFFIRKVMFMKYSQGFIILPGGFGTMDESFEAITLIQTGKIARFPIIFVGVEYWKGLFAWVEEKMLSEQHNINPDDLNLYRVVDTAEEAVEHITRFYNKYVLKPNF
- a CDS encoding sodium:solute symporter codes for the protein MSPGILLSFIIGYFLVLLIISWLTSKKSSDNDTFFVANRNSKWYLVAFGMIGTALSGVTFISVPGKVGAPSGDEFSYFQFVLGNAAGFIIIATVLLPLYYRLKLTSIYSYIEGALGTWSYKTAAGIFLISRVIGSAFRLYLVVIVLQKFIFDSYHVPFAVTVMICLLLIWSYTFKGGLKTIIITDSLQTFFLVLSVFLSIFFICQSLHMSIFEAADAIKNSSYSQIFFFNDFVSSKLHFSKAFLGGLFITVGMTGLDQDLMQKNLSLKNIKEAQKNMFSFTGVFVIINIFFLSVGALLWIYANKYGIHVDKTDYLYPTIALNYLGVVPAMVFMLGLTAATFATTDSALTALTTSFCVDFLNFNKKGDLNSKKMVGIRHTVHVAFSGLMFLTIVIFNAINNDAVVSAIFAVASYTYGPLLGLYSFGLFVSNRQVRDKLVPFICLISPAVCYFLSTESAKFLGGYVFSNELIIVNGLITFVGLWLTSTSKTKVATL